CCCGTACTGCCGGTAGCCGGCCGGGGTGCGGGCGGGGCGGGACAGAAGACCCTCACGCTCGTAGTAGCGGATCGCCTCGGGCGTAACGCCCGCCAACCGGGCCGACCTACCCGCTGTGCTTACCCAACTCGCCGTGTCGCCCAGTCGCCGTGTCGCCGCGTCCCCCTTACTGTCCCTCGAAGAACTTCTCCTCCAGCTCCGGCTCGGGGGGCTTGCCCCGCCGCCCGGCTTTCGCCGCAGGCTCGCCGCCGAATAGACGGGCCTCGATCTCGGCTTCCAGGTCCTCCTGCACGCGCCGGGGCGGCACATCCTGCACCCGCTCGGCCTCCTCCCGGAGCTGATCGAGCAGCCGCTCCATCTGGCGCCGGTTCATGAACGTGGCCAGGTGGCCGATCAGGCCCACGGCCAGCTTGGCGCGGTCGGGGACCGTAAGCCGGTCCCGGGCCTGGTGCATGATCCCGCGGATCGCCGCGTGATCGGTGGTCTTCGACTCCGTGGTGCGCGCCTTCTGCGTCATGGCATCTCCTCGGCCGCGTAGCCCTCGTCCATGACGGCGCCCACCAGCTCACGGGGCGTGGTACGCGCCTCGTCGTAGTCGACAACCGCGCGGCCCGCCTCCAGCTCGACCCGCGCACTCCGTACGCCCTCCACCCCCTCGAGCGCGCCGGTCACGGTGCGCACGCAATGGTCGCAGCTCATTCCTCGCACCCAGAGCTTCACCGTCGCCATGCTCCGCTACCTCCGATTCGCAGACATGGGTCCGACCGCCAAGTAGCTCGCCGGGACACCGCTGAGTTTTCTCGGGCTCACGCCCGAATTCGACCAGCAAGCTACAGATCGTCCAGTGGGCGCCACAAGGGTGGGGAGTCTGCCGCCTTTTCTGATTGGCCAAATCCGATCCGCGCCTCAACCCCAGCCCACGCCATCCGCCCCCGCCGCAGGCGAGGAGGCCCGCGCTCGCCGCGGCTATTCCGGTAGCAGCGCCGCGCGCCGCAGCCGCAGCGAGTTACCCACCACGCTGACCGAGCTGAAGGCCATCGCCGCGCTGGCCACCACAGGCGAGAGCAGCACGCCGAAGAGCGGGTAGAGCGCGCCCGCGGCCAGGGGGATGCCCAACGCATTGTAGAAGAACGCCCAGAAAAGGTTCTGCTTGATGATGCGCATGGTGCGGCGCGAGAGGCGCATGGCCGTGACCATGCCGCTCAGGTCGCCGCTGACCAGGGTAATGT
The Gemmatimonadota bacterium genome window above contains:
- a CDS encoding MerR family DNA-binding transcriptional regulator, with the protein product MCRPGACRRTWKPRSRPVYSAASLRRKPGGGASPPSRSWRRSSSRDSKGDAATRRLGDTASWVSTAGRSARLAGVTPEAIRYYEREGLLSRPARTPAGYRQYGERELAELLLIKRARRVPPTRSASSPAAWADRPASLPRQRPGAARTACSGSHPSSAAPHPCQYRGP
- a CDS encoding heavy-metal-associated domain-containing protein, with the translated sequence MATVKLWVRGMSCDHCVRTVTGALEGVEGVRSARVELEAGRAVVDYDEARTTPRELVGAVMDEGYAAEEMP